A window of Etheostoma spectabile isolate EspeVRDwgs_2016 unplaced genomic scaffold, UIUC_Espe_1.0 scaffold00000263, whole genome shotgun sequence contains these coding sequences:
- the LOC116674437 gene encoding uncharacterized protein LOC116674437 yields the protein MDHIQFGIRLRTIVLQCFIMRTVLSIQEREWIDTPTARLTEGDVACFSEYMEMWIHSASIEGLGLWLSGALQIQVNLSSLDHLNLQLSDCGFALHKEADKNFIFRVRYTGCFVQQQRGYHVLTLNLVKRIKRFRGRPHSFIMKCPLVSVLPSREQIQCDPEYIQVTRQVPFDIWDNELQWSLSLSNYLIVALEDASLIQMNIDINGPDITVQGRRREVMSPVKVMESEGEFLALKLVSGQFAYSMEATCPKVTTFTPEETVLHIFKRRMGLTKRGSAEDEALTVSNVSVNQTDNFTVHETSEFVTLTIPTAQILQTKTCTDSKQLLQLFCRVDVVLTFRETNHKMHWTMENALPCTARPAESEITSSPGPNTTTPFTFNFEHESSTTEQPLLDRLNERPFEEMTAELFTTISPHTQTEARSFNFHTDEMSKSQSGNLSSGFDRDAITSNNATEISFLIL from the exons ATGGATCACATACAATTTGGCATCCGTCTTAGAACTAT TGTTTTACAATGCTTTATCATGAGGACTGTGCTTTCCATTCAGGAAAGAGAATGGATTGATACCCCAACAGCAAGATTGACag AAGGAGATGTGGCATGTTTTTCTGAATACATGGAGATGTGGATACACAGTGCAAGCATTGAAGGGTTGGGACTCTGGCTGTCTGGGGCCTTACAGATCCAAG TCAACCTTTCTTCTCTGGATCACCTAAATCTCCAGCTGTCTGACTGTGGATTCGCATTGCACAAAGAGGCTGACAAGAACTTTATTTTTAGAGTCCGTTACACTGGATGTTTTGTCCAGCAACAG CGTGGCTACCATGTCCTGACACTGAATTTGGTGAAGAGGATAAAGCGATTCAGAGGCAGACCTCATAGTTTCATAATGAAGTGTCCCCTTGTTTCTGTACTGCCCAGCAGAGAGCAAATCCAATGTGACCCGGAGTACATTCAG GTGACCAGACAAGTCCCGTTTGACATTTGGGACAACGAG CTGCAGTGGTCACTTTCTCTGAGTAATTACCTCATTGTAGCTCTGGAGGATGCCAGCCTGATTCAGATGAATATTGACATTAACGGACCAGACATTACAGTTCAAGGCAGGAGAAGGGAGGTCATGAGCCCTGTCAAA GTAATGGAAAGTGAAGGGGAATTCTTGGCCTTGAAGCTGGTCAGTGGTCAGTTTGCCTACAGTATGGAAGCTACGTGTCCAAAAG TGACCACGTTCACACCAGAGGAGACTGTGCTGCACATTTTTAAACGCCGTATGGGTTTGACCAAGAGAGGCAGCGCTGAAGACGAAGCACTGACAGTCAGTAATGTGTCGGTGAACCAGACAGATAATTTCACTGTGCATGAGACGAGTGAATTTGTGACCCTGACCATTCCTACAGCCCAGATACTCCAGACCAAG ACCTGCACAGACAGCAAACAACTCCTACAGCTGTTCTGTAGGGTGGATGTTGTACTCACCTTCAGAGAgacaaatcacaaaatgcacTGGACCATGGAGAACGCACTGCCATGCACAG CCAGGCCTGCTGAGTCAGAAATCACATCCTCTCCTGGTCCAAACACCACAACCCCGTTCACGTTCAACTTTGAACACGAAAGTTCAACTACAGAACAGCCGCTGCTGGACCGTCTAAATGAGAGACCATTTGAAGAGATGACTGCAGAGCTTTTCACAACCATTTCACCTCACACACAGACGGAGGCTCGCAGCTTTAATTTCCACACTGATGAGATGTCAAAGAGTCAGAGTGGAAATTTGTCTTCTGGTTTTGACAGAGACGCCATTACTTCCAATAATGCCACTGAAATAAGCTTTTTGATTTTATAA
- the LOC116674440 gene encoding 6-phosphogluconate dehydrogenase, decarboxylating, with the protein MAEADIALIGLAVMGQNLIMNMNDHGFVVCAYNRTVSKVHDFLQNEAKGSKVIGAESLEDMVSKLKKPRRIILLVKAGQAVDDFIDKLVPLLEAGDIIIDGGNSEYRDTTRRCKSLKEKGLLFVGSGVSGGEEGARYGPSLMPGGHKEAWPHIKDIFQSIAAKVGTGEPCCDWVGDEGAGHFVKMVHNGIEYGDMQLICEAYHLMKDVLGMDHDEMAQAFDNWNKTELDSFLIEITANIFKYRDSDGTHLLPKIRDSAGQKGTGKWTAISALEYGTPVTLIGEAVFARCLSSLKDERVEASRSLSGPQGVKFSGDKAAFLEDIRKALYASKIISYAQGFMLLRQAAKEFGWSLNYGGIALMWRGGCIIRSVFLGKIKEAFDRDAELQNLLLDTFFSNAVQDCQESWRRAVSTGVQHGIPMPCFTTALSFYDGYRHEKLPANLLQAQRDYFGAHTYELLSNPGHFVHTNWTGHGGNVSSSSYNA; encoded by the exons ATGGCTGA AGcagacattgctctgattggtttggcTGTCATGGGCCAAAACCTCATAATGAACATGAACGACCATGGCTTCGTG GTCTGTGCTTACAACCGAACCGTGTCCAAGGTGCATGACTTCCTGCAGAATGAGGCGAAGGGCTCCAAGGTGATTGGCGCAGAGTCTCTGGAGGACATGGTGTCCAAGCTGAAGAAGCCCAGGAGGATCATCCTGCTGGTCAAGGCTGGACAGGCTGTGGATGACTTCATTGACAAACTG GTTCCTCTTCTTGAGGCTGGGGACATCATCATCGACGGTGGCAACTCTGAATACAGAGACACAACC CGGCGATGTAAGAGTCTGAAAGAGAAGGGCTTGCTGTTTGTCGGCAGCGGAGTCAGTGGTGGAGAGGAAGGGGCCCGTTATGGACCCTCACTCATGCCGGGAGGACATAAAGAGGCCTG GccacacatcaaagacatcttCCAAAGCATCGCTGCCAAGGTTGGAACAGGAGAACCGTGTTGTGACTGG GTTGGTGATGAGGGTGCAGGTCATTTTGTGAAAATGGTTCACAATGGCATTGAGTATGGCGACATGCAGCTGATTTGTGAAGCCTATCACCTGATGAAGGACGTTCTGGGTATGGACCACGATGAGATGGCACAG GCTTTCGACAACTGGAACAAGACAGAGTTAGACTCCTTCCTGATCGAGATCACGGCTAACATCTTTAAATACAGGGACTCTGATGGTACACATCTGTTGCCCAAGATCCGTGACAGTGCTGGTCAGAAAGGCACGGGGAAGTGGACGGCCATTTCAGCCCTGGAGTACGGCACACCTGTGACTCTGATCG GGGAGGCTGTCTTTGCCAGATGCCTGTCCTCTTTAAAGGATGAGAGAGTGGAGGCTAGCCGCAGTCTTTCAGGGCCACAGGGGGTCAAATTCAGCGGTGACAAGGCTGCCTTCCTGGAGGACATCAGAAAG gctCTCTACGCCTCCAAGATCATTTCCTACGCGCAGGGCTTCATGCTGCTGCGGCAGGCAGCCAAAGAGTTCGGCTGGTCACTCAACTACGGCGGGATTGCTCTGATGTGGAGAGGAGGCTGCATCATCCGGAG CGTCTTCTTGGGTAAAATCAAAGAGGCGTTTGACAGAGATGCTGAGCTGCAGAACCTGCTGCTGGACACTTTCTTCAGTAATGCTGTGCAGGACTGTCAG GAGTCATGGCGCAGAGCAGTCAGCACTGGAGTCCAGCATGGCATCCCTATGCCTTGTTTCACCACAGCTCTGTCCTTCTATGATGGTTACAGACATGAAAAGCTGCCAGCCAATCTCCTTCAG GCTCAGAGGGACTACTTTGGAGCCCACACATATGAGCTGCTGTCAAACCCTGGTCATTTCGTCCACACCAACTGGACCGGCCACGGTGGAAATGTCTCCTCGTCGTCCTACAATGCTTAA
- the LOC116674439 gene encoding LOW QUALITY PROTEIN: kinesin-like protein KIF1B (The sequence of the model RefSeq protein was modified relative to this genomic sequence to represent the inferred CDS: inserted 3 bases in 3 codons), with protein MREMYDRAGEMASTNQEDGEGSLTGNDPFYDRFHWFKLVGSQHTLDDFSPIFHGCVNERLADRTPSPTFSTTDSEITELADERQSEMSDLIDDEAFVDDTSSDAGTEEGSDIFSDGQDPFYDRSPWFILVGRAFVYLSNLLYPVPLVHRVAIVTEKGELRGFLRVGVQAIAADEEAPDYGSGVRQSGTAKISFDDEYFKKNDFPSMVMTRSGLSLEELRIVEGQGQSSEVITPSEELNRINDMDLKLGNNGDTKLSCGDGLAGQLEVGSIFTFRVTVLQANGIPPEYADIFCQFNFLHRHDEAFSTEPLKNAGKGXPLGFYHVQNVSVEVTESFIEYIKTKPIVFEVFGHYQQHPLHYHGQDLISPPLPSRKYYPIPMPLSKPVPATKLNTITKSNLGHCVSKYDLLVWFEISELEPTGEYIPAVVDHSGGLPCNGTYLLHQGIQRRITVTLIHEKGSELHWKDVRELVVGRIRSKAEVDDSAADAVLSLNIXSAKNIKSSHNSNRLSIDKDIDRTFYRFEAVWDSSLHNSLLLNRVTPYGEKIFMTLSAYLELDHCIQPAIITKDICMVFYSRDAKISPPRSLRNLFGSGYSKTPDCNRVTGIYELSLCKMSDTGSPGMQRRRRKILDTSVAYVRGEENLAGWRPRGDSLILEHQWELEKMEQLHEVEKTRHLLLLREKLGDDGPVGTAPTTKSLSEFLSPSMSSGSLSTSTSISSQISSXTFESAITPSESSGYDSTDIESLVDREKELATRCLRLLTHTFNSEYNQVVNSISDCKLSDISPMGRDPSVTSFSSATLTPSSTCPSLSDSRCGSIDQKTPENSSRASSPSCSDYENFPMVPTLETSYLARAGKNEFLNLVPDIEEMRPGSVVSKKGFLSFMEPRSNSWVKHFVVVRRPYVFIYNSDKDPVERGVLNLSTAQVEYSEDQQAMLKTPHTFAVCTKHRGILLQANNEKDMNDWLYAFNPLLAGTIRSKLARRRSGLMKN; from the exons ATGAGAGAGATGTATGACCGTGCTGGAGAAATGGCCTCCACAAACCAGGAGGACGGAGAGGGCTCTCTGACAGGAAATGACCCCTTCTATGATCGCTTCCATTGGTTTAAACTTGTGGGGAG CCAGCATACATTGGACGATTT CTCCCCCATCTTCCACGGTTGTGTTAATGAGCGCCTGGCCGACCGCACGCCCTCGCCTACCTTCTCCACTACTGATTCCGAGATCACCGAGCTGGCGGACGAGCGCCAGAGCGAGATGTCTGACTTGATTGATGATGAGGCTTTTGTGGATGACACCAGCTCAGATGCTGGCACTGAAGAGGGCTCGGATATCTTCAGTGATGGCCAGGACCCCTTCTACGACCGCTCACCCTGGTTCATCCTGGTGGGAAG AGCTTTCGTGTACCTGAGCAACCTGCTGTACCCTGTACCACTGGTGCACCGTGTTGCCATAGTAACAGAGAAGGGCGAGTTGCGTGGTTTCCTGCGTGTGGGGGTCCAGGCTATAGCTG CTGACGAGGAGGCCCCGGACTATGGGTCAGGAGTTAGACAGTCAGGAACCGCCAAGATTTCCTTTGATGATGAGTACTTCAAAAAG AATGACTTTCCTTCCATGGTGATGACCCGTTCCGGCTTGTCCCTGGAAGAGCTGCGCATTGTGGAGGGTCAGGGCCAGAGTTCAGAGGTCATCACACCCTCAGAGGAGCTTAACAGAATCAATGACATGG ACCTAAAGCTGGGTAACAACGGAGACACCAAGCTGAGTTGTGGTGACGGTCTGGCAGGCCAGCTGGAGGTGGGCAGCATCTTTACCTTCCGTGTTACTGTGCTCCAGGCCAATGGCATCCCACCGGAGTACGCAGATATCTTCTGCCAATTCAA ttTCTTGCATCGTCACGACGAAGCTTTTTCCACTGAGCCTCTGAAGAACGCCGGCAAAG GCCCCCTGGGCTTTTACCACGTCCAGAAC GTTTCTGTTGAGGTCACAGAGTCCTTCATTGAGTACATCAAGACCAAGCCCATtgtgtttgaggtgtttggccaCTACCAGCAGCACCCGCTGCATTATCATGGACAAGACCTGATCAG tcCTCCACTACCATCAAGGAAATACTACCCTATTCCCATGCCTTTGTCTAAACCAG TTCCAGCCACCAAGTTGAACACCATCACCAAGTCTAACCTGGGTCATTGTGTCAGCAAATACGACCTGCTGGTCTGGTTTGAGATCAGTGAGCTGGAGCCCACTGGAGA GTACATCCCAGCTGTAGTTGATCACAGCGGAGGTCTGCCCTGCAATGGCACCTACCTACTGCACCAG GGGATCCAACGAAGGATCACGGTGACTCTCATCCATGAGAAGGGAAGCGAGCTTCACTGGAAGGACGTTCGTGAGCTGGTCGTGG GCCGCATTAGGAGCAAAGCTGAAGTGGACGATAGCGCTGCAGATGCTGTCCTGTCCCTCAACA ATTCTGCCAAGAACATCAAGTCATCCCACAACTCCAACAG GCTTTCTATTGATAAGGATATTGATAG GACTTTCTACCGTTTCGAGGCAGTGTGGGACAGCTCCCTGCACAACTCCCTTCTGCTAAACCGAGTCACTCCATATGGAGAGAAGATCTTCATGACCCTGTCTGCGTATCTTGAG CTGGACCATTGCATCCAGCCTGCTATTATTACCAAAGACATCTGCATGGTCTTCTACTCCAGAGACGCAAAGATCTCCCCTCCCCGTTCCCTCAGGAACCTCTTTGGGAGTGGATACTCCAAAACCCCTGACTG CAATCGAGTCACTGGCATCTACGAGCTGAGCTTGTGCAAGATGTCTGACACTGGAAGCCCAG GGATGCAgcgcaggaggaggaagatcctGGACACTTCTGTGGCTTATGTGCGTGGAGAAGAGAACCTGGCCGGCTGGAGGCCTAGAGGAGACAGTCTCATCCTGGAGCACCAATGGGAGCTGGAGAAAATGGAGCAGCTGCATGAG GTGGAGAAGACCCGTCACCTGCTCCTGCTGAGGGAGAAGCTGGGAGACGATGGTCCAGTGGGAACAGCTCCTACCACCAAGTCCCTGAGTGAATTCCTGTCCCCCAGCATGAGCTCAGGCAGCTTGTCCACCTCAACCTCCATCTCCTCGCAGATCTCCA ACACCTTTGAAAGCGCCATCACGCCCAGCGAGAGCAGCGGCTACGACTCCACCGACATTGAGAGCCTAGTGGATCGTGAGAAGGAGCTAGCTACTAGG TGCCTGCGCCTCCTGACACATACCTTCAACAGTGAATATAACCAAGTGGTTAACAGTATCAGTGACTGCAAG CTGTCGGACATCTCCCCAATGGGACGTGACCCATCAGTGACCAGCTTCAGCAGCGCCACCCTCACCCCCTCCTCCACTTGCCCTTCTCTGTCTGACTCCCGCTGTGGTTCAATAGACCAGAA GACCCCAGAGAACAGCTCCCGTGCCTCCAGTCCCTCGTGTTCAGACTATGAAAACTTCCCGATGGTTCCCACTCTGGAGACCTCGTACCTAGCACGGGCTGGAAAGAACGAGTTTCTCAACTTGGTGCCTGACATTGAAGAAATGAGGCCAGG ATCCGTAGTTTCCAAGAAAGGTTTCCTAAGCTTCATGGAGCCACGCTCCAACTCGTGGGTGAAGCACTTTGTGGTTGTGCGCCGGCCCTACGTCTTCATCTACAACAGCGACAAGGACCCGGTGGAGCGGGGTGTCCTCAACCTCTCCACAGCACAGGTGGAATACAGTGAAGACCAGCAGGCCATGCTCAAG ACTCCCCACACGTTTGCTGTGTGCACAAAACATCGAGGAATCCTGCTGCAGGCCAACAACGAGAAAGACATGAACGACTGGCTGTACGCTTTTAACCCCCTGCTTGCAGGAACAataag ATCAAAGCTGGCGAGGAGGCGCAGTGGCCTTATGAAGAACTGA